One window from the genome of Deltaproteobacteria bacterium encodes:
- the fliI gene encoding flagellar protein export ATPase FliI → MSPNSQTRGHATWELPKVDFSRFAHNLSTVSTYSIKGKVTELTGLVVKAVVPGVRVGELCLIEPYQRQSPIKAEVVGFRDQEVLLMPLGGLEGIGLGNAVIPTGGCLKVRVGPQLLGRVLDGLGDPLDSETLGPLEYDQEYPVTATPPPALSRQRVTRTLATGVRAIDGMLTCGEGQRIGFFAAAGVGKSTILGMIARNTEAEVNVICLVGERGREVRDFVERDLGAEGLRRSVVIVSTSDEPSLVRLKAAYVATAIAEYFRDQGRKVLLMMDSITRFARALREVGLAVGEPPARQGYTPSVFSTLPRLLERAGNSDRGSITAFYTILVAGDDMNEPVADETRSILDGHIILSRAMAARNHYPAIDISESVSRVMDDVVDPEHCQAARKLREVVANYEKERDLILIGAYESGSDPKVDYAIEKIEEVNEFLKQGVDEHVEFSDTVERLRQLFE, encoded by the coding sequence ATGAGCCCAAATTCCCAGACGCGTGGGCATGCGACCTGGGAACTGCCGAAGGTCGACTTCTCCCGCTTCGCCCACAATCTGTCCACCGTCTCGACCTACAGCATCAAAGGGAAGGTCACTGAACTCACCGGCCTGGTCGTGAAGGCCGTCGTGCCGGGAGTTCGTGTCGGGGAGTTGTGTCTCATTGAGCCGTATCAACGACAAAGTCCGATCAAGGCGGAAGTCGTCGGTTTCCGCGATCAAGAAGTCTTGCTGATGCCGCTCGGTGGTTTGGAAGGGATTGGACTTGGCAACGCGGTGATTCCGACTGGCGGATGTCTCAAAGTGCGGGTGGGGCCGCAGCTGCTGGGCCGCGTGTTGGATGGCCTCGGCGATCCGCTCGACAGCGAGACGCTCGGCCCGTTGGAATACGATCAGGAATATCCGGTGACCGCGACGCCGCCGCCGGCGTTGAGTCGGCAACGCGTGACGCGGACGTTAGCGACCGGCGTGCGCGCGATCGATGGGATGCTGACGTGTGGCGAAGGGCAGCGCATCGGATTTTTCGCCGCTGCTGGGGTTGGGAAGTCAACGATCTTAGGAATGATCGCGCGCAACACCGAAGCGGAAGTGAACGTGATCTGTCTGGTCGGAGAGCGGGGGCGCGAAGTGCGCGACTTTGTAGAGCGCGATTTAGGCGCAGAAGGGTTGCGACGCTCGGTCGTGATCGTTTCGACCTCGGATGAGCCGTCGTTAGTGCGGCTCAAGGCGGCGTATGTGGCCACGGCCATCGCCGAATATTTTCGCGATCAAGGGCGGAAAGTGTTGTTGATGATGGACTCGATCACGCGCTTCGCCCGCGCGTTGCGCGAAGTGGGGCTGGCCGTCGGCGAACCGCCGGCGCGGCAGGGCTATACGCCATCGGTTTTTTCGACGTTGCCGCGTTTGTTGGAGCGCGCGGGGAATTCCGATCGCGGATCGATCACGGCCTTCTATACCATCCTGGTGGCGGGCGATGATATGAATGAACCCGTTGCGGATGAAACCCGGTCGATCTTAGACGGCCATATTATCTTGTCCCGCGCGATGGCCGCGCGGAATCACTATCCGGCGATCGACATCTCCGAGAGCGTGAGTCGTGTGATGGACGATGTCGTCGACCCCGAACATTGTCAGGCCGCGCGAAAACTCCGCGAAGTGGTGGCGAACTATGAGAAAGAGCGCGACCTGATCCTGATCGGCGCGTATGAATCGGGCAGCGATCCGAAGGTCGATTACGCGATCGAGAAAATCGAAGAAGTGAATGAATTCCTGAAGCAGGGCGTCGACGAACATGTGGAATTTTCGGACACGGTCGAGCGGTTGCGGCAGTTGTTTGAATAG
- a CDS encoding sigma-70 family RNA polymerase sigma factor, which yields MVQPALKRKTKPIKGKATTRSVTVAKALQSRQLEEQRRQHELVKQFLPFATSIANRVSQTLSSSVDYDDLLCNARLGLLEAARRYDAAQEVDFRTFAYYRIKGAIYDGLRKSGWLPRSLYARLKFEEAANDYLHYVSQRQGVEQDLQNDQTIISETVNSLASIYVISLDAHEDLDVADENQIGVEERATLHQVRAHMRLAIGALPPKEKQLIMMYYFQNRTLEEAGSRLGLSKSWTSRLHARALGMLMKNIRRLSHEREDGVSTEDGDGAEFAVEA from the coding sequence ATGGTGCAGCCAGCCTTGAAGCGGAAGACAAAACCGATAAAGGGGAAAGCCACGACGAGGTCCGTTACCGTGGCGAAGGCATTGCAATCCAGGCAACTCGAGGAACAGCGGCGGCAACACGAGCTGGTGAAGCAGTTCCTCCCTTTTGCGACCTCGATCGCCAATCGTGTCTCGCAGACGCTCTCTTCATCCGTCGATTACGATGACCTCCTCTGCAACGCGCGGCTTGGTCTTTTGGAAGCGGCGCGGCGTTACGATGCGGCGCAAGAAGTCGATTTTCGGACCTTTGCGTACTATCGGATCAAAGGCGCCATTTACGATGGGTTGCGGAAGAGCGGCTGGCTCCCGCGTTCTCTGTATGCCCGATTGAAATTCGAAGAAGCCGCGAACGATTATCTGCATTACGTTTCCCAGCGACAAGGCGTGGAGCAGGATCTACAGAACGATCAAACCATCATCAGCGAGACTGTGAACAGTTTGGCCTCGATCTATGTGATCTCCCTCGATGCGCATGAGGATCTGGACGTCGCCGACGAGAATCAGATCGGGGTTGAAGAACGCGCCACGCTGCATCAAGTGCGTGCCCATATGCGACTGGCGATTGGGGCGCTGCCGCCGAAAGAAAAGCAGTTGATCATGATGTACTATTTTCAAAACCGGACGCTGGAAGAGGCTGGCAGTCGCTTAGGCTTGTCCAAGTCCTGGACTTCACGCCTCCACGCACGGGCGTTGGGCATGCTGATGAAGAATATTCGCCGCCTCTCGCATGAACGGGAAGACGGCGTCAGTACGGAAGACGGGGATGGAGCGGAATTTGCGGTGGAGGCGTAA
- a CDS encoding tetratricopeptide repeat protein, protein MITIDRKHLALMMECGYILVGLQRFPQAREVFEGIAAMAAESEVPIVAIGSVSFCEGKFKEAVRHYEKALKMNPQSPFARAYLGEALFFLGETDRAIQELTAAAQADAQGKAGGFAKALLDAIAQGFTPRMVSGVEDMEQLQRPNAGKETSHVS, encoded by the coding sequence ATGATCACGATCGACCGAAAGCATCTCGCGTTGATGATGGAGTGCGGCTACATCCTCGTAGGTCTGCAACGCTTTCCGCAGGCCCGCGAAGTCTTCGAAGGCATTGCCGCGATGGCTGCCGAGAGCGAAGTCCCGATTGTCGCAATTGGCTCCGTGTCGTTTTGTGAGGGGAAGTTCAAGGAAGCGGTGCGGCATTACGAGAAGGCGCTCAAAATGAATCCGCAGAGCCCGTTTGCTCGAGCTTATCTCGGCGAGGCCCTCTTTTTCCTCGGCGAGACGGACCGCGCCATTCAAGAGCTAACGGCCGCAGCCCAGGCCGATGCCCAGGGCAAAGCGGGGGGCTTTGCGAAGGCCCTGCTCGACGCCATTGCCCAAGGATTCACGCCACGAATGGTTTCCGGCGTGGAAGATATGGAACAATTGCAGCGACCCAACGCGGGAAAGGAAACGTCCCATGTGTCGTAG
- a CDS encoding PEGA domain-containing protein, which produces MAEPITLRPGEKTVILGERVAVPFPYLVIIDGPRRGRRFPLEEGSAVVGRAPGSHILLDDQSVSRRHCEVQRAGDQLTVQDLGSKNGTLVNQALAGESVRVGHGDLLQVGIYTLRVISREVAPEEELAPPPEPRPPLEEQPIESSAETAMLGDEVPGAEVAEEAVPAEGQQTIIGASTNPPGSRRRILLLLAIAVGLTAVGVGGFWAYHTYLAAPPESRLKMVSRRIPPPETASTTVPSTPPTPTDIPVIVDFASNPLPASVVFLGKNYGITPVRTTLTLKIGEQFTAEGHFPIPEFRDEYVERVNFTVEQTSNLVPVYFRPPIGTITVDKLPRDVELTLHGYFAYDQFNKRSASVAEVSYGKPLFVPYGRYEVELRCQRGVGPSGQFVPGICYRRELLLAQESPKLVISVTDEELAAFPVEIRSTPAEADVFLDAQRVGKTPYTGTIPVGEHTLILRKEGYLEATQTIKNDVNIPIQVDIPLKTTPAGGYLNEGRQFVLGGRYKEAIAKLNEVFAKGPSPLETAQAQYYLGAAFLGLSDIETAKGYFTQAQNHADVELKAKLGMARIAHQQGERTTALILLSDVMLRVRDDAVKTEAQATFREISPLRSVLYVYTDPPAASVYVNDILMKDPTPAFIPDLGLGNYRIRLEREGYLPKELNINLTVSEFNPVVVKLDPVPK; this is translated from the coding sequence ATGGCTGAACCGATCACGCTCCGTCCCGGAGAGAAAACCGTCATCCTTGGCGAACGGGTTGCTGTCCCGTTTCCCTACCTCGTGATTATCGATGGTCCGCGTCGCGGCCGCCGCTTTCCATTGGAAGAAGGGAGCGCCGTGGTGGGTCGCGCCCCCGGCAGCCATATCCTGCTCGACGATCAAAGCGTCTCACGCCGCCATTGCGAAGTGCAACGCGCGGGCGACCAACTCACCGTTCAAGACCTGGGGAGTAAGAATGGGACGCTCGTCAATCAAGCGCTGGCGGGCGAGTCGGTCCGTGTCGGCCATGGCGATCTGCTGCAGGTCGGGATTTATACGCTGCGCGTGATCAGTCGCGAAGTCGCCCCCGAAGAGGAATTGGCGCCACCGCCCGAGCCGCGTCCGCCGTTGGAAGAACAGCCGATCGAAAGTTCTGCCGAAACCGCGATGCTGGGTGATGAAGTCCCGGGAGCGGAAGTTGCCGAGGAAGCCGTTCCAGCGGAAGGGCAACAAACCATTATTGGTGCTTCCACCAACCCACCCGGTAGTCGTCGCCGGATCTTGCTCTTGTTGGCCATTGCCGTTGGCCTGACCGCCGTGGGCGTCGGCGGATTTTGGGCGTACCACACCTATTTAGCGGCGCCGCCGGAATCGCGACTCAAGATGGTGTCGCGCCGCATCCCGCCGCCGGAGACTGCAAGTACGACGGTTCCGAGTACGCCGCCGACGCCGACCGACATCCCGGTGATTGTTGACTTCGCGTCCAACCCGTTGCCCGCCAGCGTCGTATTCTTGGGGAAAAACTACGGCATCACACCAGTGCGGACGACCTTGACGCTGAAAATCGGCGAACAATTTACCGCCGAGGGTCACTTCCCAATCCCCGAATTTCGCGACGAGTATGTGGAGCGAGTCAATTTCACCGTCGAGCAAACGAGTAACCTCGTGCCGGTCTATTTTCGGCCGCCGATCGGGACGATCACGGTCGACAAGCTCCCGCGCGATGTCGAACTGACGCTGCACGGATATTTTGCGTACGACCAATTTAACAAACGGAGCGCCAGCGTGGCAGAAGTGAGTTATGGGAAGCCGCTGTTTGTTCCATATGGCCGCTACGAAGTCGAACTGCGGTGCCAGCGCGGCGTGGGTCCGTCCGGTCAATTCGTTCCCGGAATTTGTTATCGGCGGGAACTCCTGTTGGCGCAGGAATCGCCGAAGCTCGTGATCAGTGTGACCGACGAAGAATTGGCCGCGTTTCCAGTCGAGATCCGTTCCACACCGGCGGAGGCCGATGTCTTTCTCGATGCCCAGCGAGTCGGCAAGACGCCGTACACGGGGACGATTCCGGTGGGCGAACACACGCTCATCTTGCGGAAAGAGGGCTATCTCGAGGCGACACAGACGATCAAGAACGACGTCAATATTCCGATCCAAGTCGACATCCCGCTCAAGACCACCCCGGCGGGCGGATATTTGAATGAAGGGCGGCAATTCGTCTTAGGCGGGCGCTACAAGGAAGCCATTGCCAAACTCAACGAGGTCTTTGCGAAGGGGCCCAGTCCGCTGGAGACCGCGCAGGCCCAATATTATCTCGGCGCGGCGTTTTTGGGACTCAGCGATATCGAGACGGCAAAGGGCTATTTCACTCAGGCTCAAAACCATGCGGATGTGGAATTGAAGGCCAAGCTCGGCATGGCGCGGATCGCACACCAACAAGGGGAGCGAACGACTGCGCTGATCCTCCTCTCCGACGTCATGCTGCGTGTCCGCGATGACGCAGTGAAGACCGAGGCCCAGGCCACGTTCCGCGAAATTTCGCCGCTGCGCTCGGTCCTCTATGTCTATACCGATCCACCTGCCGCGAGTGTGTACGTTAATGACATCCTGATGAAAGACCCGACCCCGGCCTTTATTCCGGACTTAGGCCTCGGCAATTATCGGATCCGTTTGGAACGCGAAGGGTATCTACCGAAAGAATTGAACATCAATCTGACCGTCAGCGAATTTAATCCGGTCGTAGTGAAATTGGACCCGGTCCCTAAATAA
- a CDS encoding tetratricopeptide repeat protein produces the protein MKRLCIGLLAAVCVFVFFPHTADAGKPPVQASPRAVEHNNRGALLLEEGRLDQAEFELKTAIQLSPDYAEAYNNLGIVYKKRNQLDLALTHFQKAAALNKDYTAPLSHIGAIYITQGRYDTAIEILTKAINRERTFAYAVYNLGLAFLMKAREEPDHKKKEKWYAEAEKQLTDATQLNPKLLEAHLNLGDLYVERGDLEKAEIRFRLALEDNPNNPKIYQQLVNVLRQRGKTREANELQTRGQQVGREVQAKEHFEAGYRLAEEGENMAAEGKKDAARVAFQRAAQSFQAALKVKPKMPEATYALGVVQERLGNHAAARKSWEQTLALVPDHPGALFNLGTLAFHEGRTSEGLVDYCKFLRTGGAAYPQQRAMVEQRLREQNLRCPTS, from the coding sequence ATGAAACGACTTTGTATCGGTTTGCTCGCAGCCGTTTGTGTCTTCGTTTTTTTTCCCCACACCGCCGACGCAGGAAAACCGCCAGTGCAGGCCTCGCCGCGCGCCGTGGAACACAATAATCGCGGCGCGCTGTTACTGGAAGAGGGGCGTCTCGATCAGGCCGAGTTCGAATTGAAGACCGCCATTCAGCTCAGCCCCGACTACGCGGAGGCCTACAACAACCTCGGCATCGTGTATAAAAAACGGAACCAATTGGATCTCGCGCTCACACATTTTCAAAAAGCCGCAGCGCTGAACAAAGACTACACGGCGCCCCTCTCCCATATCGGGGCGATCTACATTACGCAGGGTCGGTATGACACCGCGATCGAGATCCTCACCAAGGCAATCAATCGGGAGCGGACGTTTGCATATGCCGTGTATAACTTAGGCCTCGCCTTCCTAATGAAGGCGCGCGAGGAACCGGATCACAAGAAAAAGGAAAAGTGGTATGCGGAGGCCGAGAAACAATTGACCGACGCGACGCAGCTCAATCCCAAACTGCTGGAAGCCCATCTGAACTTGGGCGACCTCTATGTGGAACGCGGCGATCTGGAAAAGGCGGAGATCCGCTTCCGGCTGGCGTTGGAGGACAATCCCAACAATCCGAAGATCTACCAACAACTGGTGAACGTATTGCGGCAACGGGGGAAGACACGCGAGGCGAACGAACTACAGACGCGCGGCCAACAAGTCGGGCGGGAAGTGCAGGCCAAAGAGCATTTTGAGGCGGGCTATCGGCTAGCTGAAGAGGGCGAGAATATGGCGGCGGAAGGGAAGAAAGACGCGGCGCGCGTGGCCTTTCAGCGAGCGGCACAGAGTTTTCAGGCCGCCTTGAAGGTCAAGCCGAAGATGCCGGAGGCGACGTATGCCCTCGGTGTGGTGCAGGAGCGCTTGGGAAATCATGCGGCGGCGCGCAAGTCGTGGGAACAAACCTTGGCGCTCGTCCCCGATCATCCGGGCGCGCTGTTTAATTTAGGCACGTTGGCCTTTCATGAAGGACGCACCAGTGAAGGCCTCGTCGACTATTGTAAATTCTTGCGCACCGGCGGCGCGGCCTATCCGCAACAGCGGGCCATGGTCGAGCAGCGGTTGCGGGAACAGAACTTGCGATGCCCTACCTCATAG
- a CDS encoding FHA domain-containing protein produces the protein MPYLIVTKTGSEEQRTIRCGEAETTIGRAEQSTLVLADDRVSRGHAKILSDGEEYFLVDLGSENGTLLNNVPVRRRERYILRSNDVLTIGGYLLRFSRSDDLEQSFNEITDSEIMEVKLLKKVLQALESEEVPSLEVLNGSVEGKKFLLAADQETFTVGRDPACECPIEEYVISRRHARIQRDGDGYRLEDLQSKNGTYVNNQRVEATALHDGDRIGFGTIVCLFRYPQEVSLEDVEAQVRKERPKPPPPPRYQPEPPPAATEEDAAALNEAAAEEEISEEATEQASGEPFQSPEAAAVGATTHAYPPPRPRRSLWQRLSPVEFGLLWGGFMVLVTAIVLLMKLFS, from the coding sequence ATGCCCTACCTCATAGTCACAAAAACAGGGAGCGAAGAGCAACGGACAATCCGCTGCGGCGAGGCGGAAACCACGATCGGCCGCGCCGAGCAAAGTACGCTCGTGTTGGCGGACGATCGCGTCTCGCGCGGGCATGCGAAGATTCTCAGCGACGGGGAAGAATATTTTCTGGTCGATCTCGGGAGTGAAAATGGAACCCTGCTCAATAATGTCCCGGTGCGGCGGCGCGAACGCTATATCCTGCGCAGTAACGATGTGCTGACGATCGGAGGATACCTGCTGCGCTTCTCGCGCAGCGACGACCTCGAACAGTCCTTCAACGAGATCACCGATTCGGAAATCATGGAGGTCAAACTCCTGAAGAAGGTGCTGCAGGCGTTGGAAAGTGAAGAAGTCCCGAGTCTCGAAGTCTTGAACGGCAGTGTGGAGGGCAAGAAATTTCTGTTGGCCGCCGATCAAGAGACGTTCACGGTGGGGCGCGATCCCGCGTGCGAATGTCCGATCGAGGAATACGTCATCTCGCGGCGACACGCGCGGATTCAACGCGACGGGGACGGCTATCGTTTAGAAGATCTGCAAAGTAAAAACGGGACGTATGTGAATAATCAGCGCGTGGAAGCGACGGCGTTGCACGACGGAGATCGGATCGGTTTTGGAACGATCGTCTGCCTGTTCCGTTATCCGCAGGAGGTCAGCCTTGAGGATGTGGAGGCGCAAGTGCGGAAAGAGCGCCCCAAGCCGCCACCCCCGCCACGATATCAGCCGGAGCCGCCGCCTGCGGCGACGGAAGAGGACGCGGCGGCATTGAATGAAGCGGCGGCGGAGGAAGAAATCAGCGAAGAGGCGACTGAGCAGGCGAGTGGCGAACCATTCCAATCGCCCGAAGCGGCCGCTGTCGGAGCGACCACCCATGCCTATCCCCCGCCCCGCCCCCGCCGTTCGCTCTGGCAACGCCTTTCGCCGGTCGAATTCGGTCTGCTCTGGGGCGGATTCATGGTGCTGGTCACGGCGATTGTCTTGCTGATGAAACTCTTTTCGTAA